A region of Fimbriimonadaceae bacterium DNA encodes the following proteins:
- the ispH gene encoding 4-hydroxy-3-methylbut-2-enyl diphosphate reductase: protein MEQILLAAPRGFCAGVAFAIEVVDLALKAHGTPLFVRHAIVHNEWVVKSFEARGVQFVEDLADVPVGSTIVFSAHGVSPAVREEAAARNLRVIDATCPLVTKVHNEAKRYAAKGYFFIYIGHAGHVEAVGTMGEAPDRMVLVETPEDAENLQLPHHEKLAVLTQTTLSVDEVQRTLAVLRRRFPHLEMPKKEDICYATTNRQSAVRELAAKCNLVLVIGSRMSSNSNRLREVAESLGVESHLILSPAEIRPEWKTNYRVVGVTSGASTPEQLVQDVLGELIKDKPGVPIEVVEAIREEVHFMPPRDLIQLASA from the coding sequence GTGGAACAGATCCTCCTTGCCGCACCCAGAGGCTTTTGTGCCGGCGTCGCCTTCGCCATCGAAGTCGTCGACCTTGCCCTCAAAGCTCACGGCACGCCCTTGTTCGTGCGCCACGCGATTGTCCACAATGAGTGGGTCGTCAAGAGTTTCGAGGCTCGTGGTGTTCAATTCGTCGAGGACCTGGCGGATGTCCCGGTGGGCTCCACCATCGTATTCAGCGCTCACGGCGTCTCGCCGGCGGTTAGGGAAGAGGCAGCGGCTCGCAACCTTAGGGTTATCGATGCCACGTGTCCTTTGGTGACGAAGGTGCATAACGAAGCCAAGCGCTATGCCGCCAAGGGCTACTTCTTCATCTACATTGGTCACGCCGGGCACGTCGAGGCGGTTGGGACAATGGGCGAAGCCCCCGACCGGATGGTACTGGTGGAAACGCCAGAAGACGCCGAGAACCTACAGCTTCCGCACCATGAGAAGCTCGCCGTCCTCACCCAAACGACGCTGTCGGTCGATGAGGTTCAGCGGACGCTGGCTGTCCTGAGACGAAGGTTTCCACACCTTGAGATGCCCAAGAAAGAAGACATTTGCTACGCGACGACAAATCGCCAATCAGCCGTGCGAGAGCTTGCCGCGAAATGCAACCTCGTGCTCGTGATCGGCTCGCGGATGTCCTCCAACAGCAATCGTCTCCGGGAAGTCGCCGAGTCCCTGGGGGTTGAGAGCCACCTGATTCTCTCTCCCGCTGAGATCCGCCCTGAATGGAAGACGAACTATCGCGTCGTCGGGGTGACCAGTGGTGCTTCGACTCCCGAACAACTGGTCCAGGACGTTCTTGGTGAGTTAATCAAAGACAAGCCCGGGGTTCCCATCGAAGTCGTCGAAGCGATTCGCGAAGAGGTGCACTTCATGCCACCTCGCGACCTGATTCAGCTTGCCAGTGCTTGA
- the nusA gene encoding Transcription termination/antitermination protein NusA, protein MDPLQQLHQIAQERELGEEDLIRELEEALALAYKRFVGAAGEISVRVDPKNKWAIYVQKEVVGEVMEPMYQISLQDARRKRADIEIGDFVDIEVDPHRFGRIAAQTFKQVLQQKLREAEHRKVHGAFSESIGEVVSGTVTRREEMVTFVEVSRVEAELPKREQVPTEHYRANERIRVYVLRVDDTPRGLKVIVSRTHPNLLRKLFELEVPEIADGTVLIKSVAREPGQRSKIAVMSTDERIDAVGACVGQRGTRVQAIVDELHDEKVDIVPYSDDAKTFITNALSPAKVNSIKLDEENKSAYVVVPDTQLSLAIGKGGQNVRLAARLTDWKIDIRSETQAAAEANEKAKAPAGGE, encoded by the coding sequence ATGGATCCTTTGCAGCAGCTACACCAGATTGCACAAGAGCGAGAGCTCGGCGAAGAAGACCTAATTCGCGAGCTTGAGGAAGCCCTTGCCCTAGCCTATAAGCGCTTCGTGGGCGCAGCCGGCGAAATCTCGGTTCGGGTGGATCCCAAGAACAAATGGGCGATCTACGTGCAGAAAGAGGTTGTCGGCGAGGTCATGGAGCCGATGTACCAAATCTCTCTCCAAGACGCACGCCGCAAGCGCGCCGATATCGAGATTGGCGACTTCGTAGATATCGAAGTCGATCCACACCGGTTTGGGCGAATTGCCGCACAGACATTTAAACAGGTTCTTCAGCAAAAACTTCGCGAGGCCGAACACCGCAAGGTCCACGGCGCCTTCAGCGAGTCGATCGGAGAGGTCGTGAGCGGAACCGTTACACGGCGGGAAGAAATGGTGACCTTTGTGGAGGTCAGTCGCGTCGAGGCCGAACTGCCAAAGCGCGAACAGGTGCCGACCGAGCACTACCGGGCCAACGAACGCATTCGCGTCTATGTCTTGCGTGTCGACGACACCCCCCGCGGCTTGAAAGTTATTGTCAGCCGAACGCACCCCAACCTGCTGCGGAAGCTGTTCGAACTCGAAGTCCCCGAGATCGCGGATGGCACCGTTCTCATAAAGAGCGTTGCCAGAGAGCCCGGCCAGCGCAGCAAGATCGCGGTGATGAGCACCGACGAGCGCATCGACGCCGTTGGCGCCTGCGTGGGCCAGCGCGGAACGCGCGTCCAGGCTATTGTGGATGAGCTTCACGATGAGAAAGTCGACATCGTTCCGTACAGCGACGATGCCAAGACGTTCATCACCAACGCCCTCAGCCCGGCCAAGGTGAACTCCATTAAGCTCGACGAGGAAAACAAGAGCGCCTACGTCGTCGTCCCCGACACCCAGCTCAGCCTGGCCATCGGCAAGGGCGGCCAAAACGTAAGGCTGGCCGCTCGACTCACGGATTGGAAGATCGACATTCGAAGCGAGACCCAAGCGGCAGCGGAAGCCAATGAAAAGGCCAAAGCCCCGGCGGGTGGGGAGTAA
- the infB gene encoding Translation initiation factor IF-2 encodes MTTGTQWEISDLAKEWGILPGQIIGVLSDLGLETDGVMFEADEETLALIQEAAESYKGSKVLPLLPNRTPRDIAHALGVPQPQVQKDLMTKLKVMATLTTTLKPEVAEKLVELQGYEVKWLEPSAPKPAARAAAKAKSATGAQTRPPVVTILGHVDHGKTSLLDYIRKANVASGEAGGITQHIGAYQVQLPEGTITFLDTPGHAAFTAMRARGAQVTDIAILVVAADDGIMPQTIEAINHVKNANVPLIVAVNKIDKPDANPDRVLTQLPEHGVIPEAYGGQVITCPVSAITGEGVPQLLEMILLQAEVMQLTADPKGDCEGIVIEAKLEKGRGPVATILVQQGTLEIGDIAVVGTTWGRMKAMTDYRGERMKEAGPSMPVEILGLNEVPLAGDKLEVIPDERQARTTAEERAAADRLSKLAGDRKRVTLTDLRRKITEGETKDLNLVVKADVQGSVEAVRGMLEKLEHEEVSVHVIHSGVGTITESDILLAGAADAIVVGFNVRPEGGAKTAAERSKVEIRTYTIIYELIEDIELAIKGMLAPKFVEDYLGLVEIRVVFNLSSKGKVAGSHVVDGKIIRGCSCRVKRNKEVVWEGKVASLKNVKQDAREMFAGQDCGIQFEGWTDFKEGDEIEAFEMVQIN; translated from the coding sequence ATGACCACGGGCACTCAATGGGAAATCTCGGACCTGGCAAAAGAATGGGGCATCCTCCCCGGCCAGATCATCGGAGTGCTCTCCGACCTCGGCCTTGAAACGGACGGGGTGATGTTCGAAGCCGACGAGGAGACGCTTGCCCTCATCCAGGAGGCAGCCGAATCCTACAAGGGCTCGAAAGTCCTTCCCCTGCTGCCCAACCGTACGCCGAGGGACATCGCCCATGCATTGGGAGTTCCCCAGCCTCAGGTTCAAAAGGACCTCATGACCAAGCTAAAGGTCATGGCCACCCTGACCACCACCCTCAAGCCGGAGGTGGCCGAGAAGCTCGTCGAGCTCCAAGGCTATGAGGTCAAATGGCTTGAGCCGAGCGCACCGAAGCCTGCTGCGCGGGCCGCCGCCAAAGCAAAGAGTGCGACAGGCGCTCAAACCCGGCCGCCGGTCGTTACCATTCTCGGTCACGTCGACCACGGCAAGACCTCGCTTCTGGACTACATCCGGAAGGCCAATGTCGCATCCGGAGAAGCCGGTGGCATCACCCAGCATATCGGCGCTTATCAAGTCCAGCTGCCGGAAGGGACCATCACCTTCCTCGACACCCCGGGCCACGCGGCATTCACTGCGATGCGTGCGCGAGGCGCCCAGGTCACCGACATCGCGATTTTGGTGGTCGCCGCCGATGACGGCATCATGCCTCAGACTATCGAGGCGATCAACCACGTCAAAAACGCCAATGTCCCGCTGATCGTCGCCGTCAACAAGATCGACAAGCCTGACGCCAATCCCGACCGGGTGCTAACCCAACTCCCCGAACATGGCGTCATCCCCGAGGCATACGGCGGCCAGGTCATCACCTGCCCCGTCTCGGCGATCACCGGCGAGGGCGTTCCCCAGCTGCTGGAGATGATCCTTCTCCAGGCAGAGGTCATGCAGCTCACCGCGGATCCGAAAGGCGATTGCGAGGGCATCGTCATCGAAGCAAAGCTGGAAAAGGGGCGCGGCCCCGTTGCTACGATTCTCGTTCAGCAGGGCACATTGGAAATCGGCGATATCGCCGTGGTCGGCACGACCTGGGGCCGCATGAAGGCAATGACCGACTACCGCGGCGAACGGATGAAAGAGGCCGGCCCTTCCATGCCGGTGGAAATCCTCGGTCTCAACGAGGTCCCGCTTGCCGGCGACAAACTGGAAGTTATTCCGGACGAGCGGCAAGCTCGAACGACCGCCGAGGAGCGGGCTGCAGCCGATCGCCTCAGCAAACTCGCCGGCGACCGAAAGCGGGTGACCCTTACCGACCTCCGGCGGAAAATCACGGAGGGCGAGACCAAGGACCTCAATCTTGTCGTCAAAGCCGATGTTCAAGGCTCAGTGGAAGCGGTGCGCGGGATGCTCGAAAAGCTTGAGCACGAAGAAGTCTCCGTGCATGTCATCCATAGTGGCGTCGGCACGATTACGGAAAGCGACATTCTCCTTGCCGGAGCGGCCGATGCGATCGTCGTCGGGTTCAATGTCCGTCCCGAGGGAGGGGCCAAGACGGCCGCCGAGCGGTCCAAGGTGGAAATCCGCACCTACACCATCATTTACGAGCTGATCGAAGACATCGAGCTTGCCATCAAGGGCATGCTCGCGCCCAAGTTCGTTGAGGACTATCTGGGTCTGGTCGAGATCCGCGTCGTCTTCAACCTTTCAAGCAAGGGCAAGGTCGCCGGAAGCCACGTCGTCGACGGGAAGATCATCCGTGGATGCTCGTGCAGGGTCAAGCGGAACAAGGAAGTCGTCTGGGAAGGCAAGGTTGCCTCTCTGAAAAACGTCAAGCAGGACGCCAGAGAAATGTTTGCCGGGCAAGACTGCGGCATCCAGTTCGAAGGATGGACCGATTTCAAGGAAGGCGACGAGATCGAAGCCTTCGAAATGGTCCAGATCAACTAG
- the afr gene encoding 1,5-anhydro-D-fructose reductase, producing the protein MGKGWGRLLSNHDRVTLAAWVDPDRAALEESLRQVQSTGTEPLSHLREAIQAGVGDFVVDVTPPDVHESIAVEAMEFGLPVLGEKPLANSMESAARIVACSQRTGVLHAVSQNRRYNRGLHQFRDCVRQIGPPQILAADFFIGPHFGGFRDEMESPLLLDMAIHTFDAARFILKEDATTVLCEEFNPAGSWYRGNACATASFRFESGARFLFRGSWCAEGLPTSWDSEWRCVCQGGSAKWNGNEAPSGERVIDQEGFLHSVEPVEPDEVSVTEWIAGPLADFLKFLEGGPKPPTHCEDNLKSLAMVFAAQRSAKEGRPVALAEVMPPCD; encoded by the coding sequence ATGGGCAAGGGTTGGGGCCGCCTCTTATCCAATCATGACCGCGTCACCCTTGCCGCCTGGGTCGACCCGGACCGGGCGGCCCTTGAAGAGTCGCTGCGACAAGTCCAATCGACCGGCACCGAGCCATTGAGTCACCTCCGCGAGGCGATCCAGGCCGGAGTCGGCGACTTCGTGGTCGATGTCACCCCGCCCGATGTCCACGAATCCATTGCGGTCGAGGCTATGGAATTCGGGCTCCCCGTCTTGGGCGAGAAGCCGCTGGCAAACAGCATGGAATCGGCTGCGCGCATCGTTGCCTGCAGCCAACGAACGGGCGTGCTCCACGCGGTCAGCCAGAACCGCCGCTATAACCGGGGCCTGCACCAATTCCGCGACTGCGTCCGACAAATCGGACCGCCCCAGATTCTCGCCGCCGATTTCTTCATCGGTCCCCACTTTGGCGGCTTCAGAGATGAGATGGAAAGCCCCTTGCTGCTCGACATGGCCATCCACACCTTCGACGCCGCCAGATTCATCCTGAAGGAAGACGCCACCACCGTCTTGTGCGAAGAATTCAATCCGGCCGGAAGCTGGTACCGGGGCAACGCCTGCGCGACGGCGTCTTTCCGCTTCGAGTCCGGGGCTCGCTTCCTTTTCCGCGGCTCATGGTGTGCGGAGGGCCTACCCACGAGCTGGGACTCGGAGTGGCGCTGCGTGTGCCAGGGGGGCAGTGCGAAATGGAACGGCAACGAAGCGCCGAGCGGTGAGCGGGTGATCGACCAAGAGGGCTTCCTTCATTCGGTGGAGCCGGTCGAGCCAGACGAAGTATCGGTCACCGAGTGGATCGCAGGACCGCTCGCCGATTTCTTGAAATTCCTCGAAGGTGGCCCCAAGCCGCCGACCCATTGCGAGGACAATTTGAAAAGCCTGGCCATGGTGTTTGCCGCTCAGCGCTCGGCAAAGGAGGGCCGCCCTGTGGCGCTCGCCGAGGTCATGCCGCCGTGCGACTGA
- the tetA_1 gene encoding Tetracycline resistance protein, class B, translated as MRRPSPVIAIFMTVFLDMLAFGLVIPDIQVRADSLGGEGFVRGFLLATYSIAQTPVAPFLGRWSDQIGRRPIMLVTTAVFAISWLFYANAETLWIMFASRALCGIAGANMSVAYAYVADATAESDRTKAMGLLGAAFGLGFIFGPVIGAQLLAAGNDKPALMAYVSFALACVNFAFIYFFLPEPKQHDATAGRRATLKNLQRALTTPTLGLLIGLFFAYSFAFSNLESTYFLLAVNYFGLTKLQGSYVLAVVGITSAIMQGGLVRLFSARFGDVKCLRAAFLIQAPALFLIPWAPPWFWHLFGAVALAFGSGLGQPCLSSLVSKVAPPDMRGAIFGVNQSVGAFARILGPVVASALYDMRFFLPYALAGIVTLIPAMGMFAIREPESVPVAAVEG; from the coding sequence ATGAGAAGGCCGTCCCCCGTCATCGCGATTTTCATGACGGTCTTCCTCGACATGCTCGCCTTCGGGCTTGTCATCCCCGACATCCAGGTGAGAGCCGACAGCCTCGGCGGCGAGGGCTTCGTCCGCGGGTTCCTCCTCGCCACCTACAGCATCGCGCAAACCCCTGTGGCGCCTTTCTTAGGCAGGTGGAGCGACCAAATCGGCCGACGACCGATCATGCTTGTCACCACTGCGGTCTTTGCTATCTCCTGGCTCTTCTATGCCAATGCCGAGACGCTCTGGATCATGTTCGCGTCCCGCGCCCTCTGCGGCATCGCCGGGGCGAATATGAGCGTGGCCTACGCCTATGTCGCCGACGCCACCGCCGAATCAGACCGAACCAAGGCGATGGGGTTGCTGGGAGCGGCATTCGGTCTCGGATTCATTTTTGGTCCCGTGATCGGCGCCCAGCTTCTCGCCGCCGGCAACGATAAGCCGGCCCTCATGGCCTACGTCTCCTTTGCTCTTGCCTGCGTGAACTTCGCGTTCATCTACTTCTTCCTTCCCGAGCCGAAGCAGCACGACGCCACCGCCGGACGCCGGGCGACCCTCAAGAATCTCCAGCGAGCCCTCACCACGCCGACCCTCGGCCTCCTCATCGGGCTCTTTTTCGCGTACAGCTTCGCCTTCTCCAACCTCGAAAGCACCTACTTCCTGCTCGCCGTCAATTACTTCGGCCTGACCAAGCTCCAGGGCTCGTACGTTCTCGCCGTGGTCGGCATCACGTCGGCGATCATGCAGGGAGGGCTGGTCCGCCTCTTCAGCGCGAGATTTGGCGACGTCAAGTGTCTGCGAGCTGCGTTCCTCATCCAAGCCCCCGCGCTCTTCTTGATCCCGTGGGCGCCGCCATGGTTCTGGCACCTGTTCGGCGCGGTCGCGCTCGCGTTCGGTTCGGGCCTCGGCCAGCCTTGCCTTAGCAGCCTGGTGTCCAAAGTCGCGCCCCCGGACATGCGCGGCGCGATCTTCGGCGTCAATCAGTCGGTGGGAGCGTTCGCGCGAATCCTCGGACCCGTCGTGGCAAGCGCGCTGTACGACATGCGGTTCTTCCTGCCCTACGCCCTCGCCGGCATCGTGACCCTCATCCCTGCAATGGGCATGTTCGCCATCCGCGAGCCCGAGTCCGTGCCAGTTGCAGCTGTCGAAGGCTAA
- the mpa gene encoding Proteasome-associated ATPase, which yields MDDPRRPETIELIERLAAEIPADRAKAQIYLTALKDAIERDTLRQEERERLMREYEEAYEKLTAPANRIGIFLRWLENQRAVVALGDTEYVAMVDPAIKPEDLLTGSRVLFNEAYAVIGVMPAHEGGALVKVSEALEDGRLRVGSDPQNQMGRIVHRADHLAGATIKKGDEVRVEPFGKLAVEHFPGQDVQDYFVEEVPEVPWSAIGGQEDAIALIRDTIEHPLLYPELYEKFDKKPVKGILLYGPPGCGKTLIGKATAYNLAQEYSLRVGHEVKEYFMHISGPKILNMWLGETERMVREIFEIARQRAKEGRLVVIFMDEAESVLRTRSSGRWLNISNTVVPQFCAELDGMVSLDNVVLILTSNRPDYIDPAVLRPERIDRKVKVRRPDRESSRTIFSIYLHDRLPIDPDLLRQEDDEPSCARKALIETATAYLFQKTKDTEFLHLTLRNGQTQVLYWGDLVSGALIKSVVDRAKDIAIRRAIAKPDTVHGLRIADLEEAIAAEYRENEIFPKSDVVDDWLKLIDVEPENVVAVRPVTQSGGKRYERSPII from the coding sequence ATGGACGACCCCCGACGGCCCGAGACGATCGAGCTCATCGAGCGCCTCGCCGCCGAAATCCCCGCCGACCGCGCCAAGGCTCAGATCTATCTGACCGCACTCAAGGACGCGATCGAACGCGACACGCTGCGGCAGGAAGAGCGGGAGCGGCTCATGAGGGAATACGAGGAAGCCTACGAAAAGCTGACCGCGCCCGCAAACCGCATCGGCATCTTCTTGCGCTGGCTCGAAAACCAGCGGGCGGTCGTCGCCCTCGGCGATACCGAGTACGTGGCAATGGTAGACCCCGCCATCAAGCCCGAGGATCTTCTCACCGGGTCGCGCGTGCTTTTCAACGAAGCCTACGCCGTCATCGGCGTCATGCCCGCCCACGAAGGCGGAGCGCTGGTCAAGGTATCGGAAGCCCTTGAGGACGGCCGGCTGAGGGTGGGCAGCGATCCCCAGAACCAGATGGGACGAATCGTCCATCGTGCCGATCACCTGGCGGGAGCAACGATCAAGAAGGGCGACGAGGTCCGCGTCGAGCCGTTCGGGAAGCTCGCCGTCGAACACTTCCCGGGCCAGGACGTGCAGGACTACTTCGTCGAGGAAGTCCCCGAGGTGCCGTGGAGCGCGATCGGCGGCCAGGAGGACGCCATCGCATTGATCCGCGACACGATCGAGCACCCTCTCCTCTATCCCGAGCTGTACGAGAAGTTCGATAAGAAGCCGGTCAAGGGCATTCTGCTTTACGGCCCTCCCGGCTGCGGCAAAACCCTGATCGGAAAGGCCACCGCCTATAACCTCGCCCAAGAGTATTCACTTCGGGTAGGTCACGAAGTCAAAGAGTATTTCATGCATATTTCCGGGCCAAAGATTCTCAATATGTGGCTCGGCGAAACCGAGCGCATGGTCCGGGAGATTTTCGAAATCGCCCGGCAGCGGGCCAAAGAGGGCCGCCTGGTCGTGATCTTCATGGACGAAGCCGAATCCGTGCTTCGCACTCGCTCGAGCGGGCGCTGGCTCAACATCAGCAACACGGTGGTACCGCAGTTCTGTGCTGAGCTCGACGGTATGGTCAGCCTCGACAATGTCGTCCTGATTCTCACTTCGAACCGGCCCGATTACATCGACCCTGCCGTCCTCCGCCCCGAGCGCATCGACCGCAAGGTCAAGGTTCGCCGCCCGGATCGCGAATCGAGCCGGACGATCTTCTCGATCTATCTACACGACCGCCTGCCGATTGATCCCGACCTGCTTCGCCAAGAGGACGACGAACCGTCCTGTGCAAGGAAGGCGCTGATCGAAACGGCGACGGCCTACCTCTTCCAGAAAACCAAGGACACGGAGTTTCTGCACCTGACCCTTCGCAATGGTCAGACTCAGGTTCTCTACTGGGGAGACCTCGTCAGTGGCGCCCTGATCAAGTCGGTCGTTGACCGGGCCAAGGACATTGCCATCCGCCGGGCGATTGCCAAACCCGATACCGTCCACGGTCTCCGGATCGCCGACCTTGAGGAGGCGATTGCCGCCGAATACCGTGAGAACGAGATCTTCCCCAAATCGGACGTCGTCGACGACTGGCTCAAGCTGATCGACGTCGAGCCCGAGAATGTGGTGGCGGTACGACCGGTCACCCAGTCCGGTGGCAAGCGCTACGAGCGCTCGCCCATCATCTAA
- the lapB_1 gene encoding Lipopolysaccharide assembly protein B, with translation MANVSKWFGFGKNEDYDRGLRAFEADDYPTAIEALESCRRQVSDPTTLRQAEHYLAEARARYGLALLKADQPEEAIAQFKAALVTHPEYPDLHLHLSLAYRRLGQTELQRHSLDRALELNPRYAAATLHRGLLEFQSGNFDEGLENIGKAIDYDPGLNRQRYEFAMECHRKGDTSRTIAALESLGAAEDDDANFHARIADSFAKKHLYSEAISEYAKAIAISPEYADIRCRLGQIYLETDEPALAVREFEAALSTNPQYVEALAGKGIALRRLGRNTEARAQFEEVLNFDPHHAIALVELNRSGFR, from the coding sequence GTGGCTAACGTTTCAAAATGGTTTGGCTTCGGAAAAAATGAGGACTATGACCGGGGCCTGAGGGCGTTCGAAGCCGACGATTATCCAACAGCCATAGAAGCCTTGGAATCTTGTCGACGACAGGTTTCCGATCCGACCACCCTCCGGCAAGCCGAGCACTATTTAGCCGAGGCAAGGGCACGGTACGGACTGGCCCTTTTGAAAGCGGATCAGCCGGAGGAGGCCATCGCTCAGTTCAAAGCGGCTTTGGTGACCCACCCAGAGTATCCCGATCTGCATCTGCACCTCAGCCTTGCCTATCGGCGCCTCGGCCAAACCGAGTTGCAGCGCCATTCACTCGACAGGGCGCTGGAGTTAAACCCGCGCTATGCGGCGGCCACCCTGCATCGGGGGTTGCTGGAGTTCCAATCCGGCAATTTCGACGAGGGATTGGAGAACATCGGCAAGGCCATCGACTACGACCCGGGTCTGAATAGGCAGCGTTACGAGTTCGCGATGGAGTGCCACCGAAAGGGCGATACTTCCCGTACGATTGCCGCTCTCGAATCCTTGGGTGCGGCTGAAGACGACGATGCCAATTTCCACGCCCGAATCGCCGATTCGTTCGCCAAGAAGCACCTATACAGCGAAGCCATTTCCGAGTATGCGAAAGCCATCGCGATTTCGCCTGAGTATGCCGATATTCGATGCAGACTTGGCCAAATCTATCTAGAAACTGACGAGCCGGCGTTGGCGGTTCGGGAGTTCGAAGCCGCGCTCTCCACGAATCCACAGTATGTCGAGGCGTTGGCGGGGAAGGGGATCGCGCTTCGACGGCTGGGCCGAAACACCGAAGCCCGGGCTCAGTTTGAAGAAGTCCTTAACTTCGATCCGCACCACGCCATCGCCTTGGTCGAACTCAATCGCTCGGGTTTTAGATGA